The DNA region TTTCCGCGGGGTCATTTCCACCACAGGCGCTCAGAATAGCGATCAATAAGACGAACAACAGAAAATATTTAACACGCACGAGACTTCTCCAAACATCAACAGGAATTTCAGAATTATACTGCCTGATTTTGAGGGATGGCGGCAGACTTATCCTGCCTTATTAAATGCAAAGAGACGCATGGGACTCACGCGCCTCTTTCCAATCTGACAGTTGCCTCAGTTTACTGCGACCTTGATCCGCTTCGGGCGGGCTGACTCGGCTTTCGGCAGGGTCAGCGTCAGGATGCCATCCGCGATCTTCGCCTCGACCTTGTCCGCTTCGATCTCCGCCGGCATTCTCAATACGCGGCGGAAGGAACCCTGCGGCAGTTCGTTGACGAGAAATACCACTTCCTCGTCGTTCCGGTATTCGCCTTCAATGCTGACCACGTTCTCCAGAACCTGAATGTTCAAAT from Anaerolineales bacterium includes:
- a CDS encoding Hsp20/alpha crystallin family protein; the protein is MTLYIQPHPFRRMARRHMAHSQNRSLGVNIREEDDAYVLSALVPGLNADDLNIQVLENVVSIEGEYRNDEEVVFLVNELPQGSFRRVLRMPAEIEADKVEAKIADGILTLTLPKAESARPKRIKVAVN